A stretch of the Rhizomicrobium sp. genome encodes the following:
- a CDS encoding NAD(P)-dependent alcohol dehydrogenase: MKVWEIQNAYGIDNLNIAERPAPKPGKGEIAVAMKAASLNYRDLMTVQGFAGGFPLPLIPFSDGAGIVEAIGPGVTRVAVGDRVCPLFFQSWLGGPVTAESRHRPLGGPLDGVLQQKMLVEAEGVAKFPAHLSFEEAATLPCAGLTAWRALTVEAPVGPGDTVLVQGTGGVSIFALQFAKARGASVIATSSSDEKLVRAKALGADHLINYKTTPDWGRLAREITGGRGVDVVVEVGGEDTLSQSFDAARVGGHIVVIGVLGGFSAPMMIPVVFAKNLHIHGISVGSRAQFEDMAAFIEAHKLTPVVDQVFAFGELRDALRLMQAGGHFGKIVLRI; the protein is encoded by the coding sequence ATGAAAGTCTGGGAAATCCAGAACGCCTACGGCATCGACAATCTCAACATTGCCGAGCGGCCGGCGCCGAAGCCGGGCAAGGGCGAGATCGCCGTGGCGATGAAGGCCGCGTCGCTCAACTATCGCGACCTCATGACCGTGCAGGGCTTCGCGGGCGGCTTTCCGCTGCCGCTGATCCCTTTCTCCGACGGCGCGGGCATCGTGGAGGCGATCGGGCCGGGCGTGACGCGCGTCGCGGTGGGCGACCGCGTGTGCCCGCTGTTCTTTCAGTCCTGGCTCGGCGGGCCGGTCACGGCGGAAAGCCGTCATCGGCCGCTGGGCGGGCCGCTCGACGGCGTGTTGCAGCAGAAGATGCTGGTCGAAGCCGAAGGCGTCGCGAAATTCCCCGCGCATCTGTCGTTCGAGGAAGCGGCCACCCTGCCCTGCGCCGGACTGACCGCGTGGCGTGCGCTGACCGTCGAGGCGCCGGTCGGGCCCGGCGACACGGTGCTGGTGCAGGGCACGGGCGGCGTGTCGATCTTCGCGCTGCAATTCGCCAAGGCGCGCGGCGCAAGCGTCATCGCGACCTCGTCGAGCGACGAGAAGCTGGTGCGGGCCAAGGCGCTCGGCGCCGATCACCTGATCAACTACAAGACCACGCCGGACTGGGGCCGGCTGGCGCGCGAGATCACCGGCGGGCGCGGCGTCGACGTCGTGGTCGAGGTCGGCGGCGAGGACACGCTGTCGCAATCCTTCGACGCGGCGCGGGTCGGCGGGCATATCGTGGTGATCGGCGTGCTGGGCGGCTTCTCCGCCCCGATGATGATCCCGGTCGTGTTCGCCAAGAACCTGCACATCCACGGCATCTCGGTCGGCAGCCGGGCACAGTTCGAGGACATGGCGGCCTTCATCGAGGCACACAAGCTGACCCCGGTGGTGGACCAGGTGTTCGCGTTCGGCGAATTGCGCGACGCCCTGCGCCTGATGCAGGCCGGCGGCCATTTCGGGAAGATCGTGCTGAGGATTTGA
- a CDS encoding GFA family protein, with product MPKLLEGSCRCQAVTFRVQSHTPYPYQLCYCSICRKTAGGGGFTINLMGDARTLEIKGKRALRVYRARIRDDSGRCETSKGQRNFCSKCASALWLFDPQWPELVHPFASAIDTALPKPPSKVHLMLRFKPSWVVPDFGRGDQKFREYPRLSIEQWHRKRGLWID from the coding sequence ATGCCAAAATTGCTCGAAGGCTCCTGCCGCTGCCAGGCGGTCACGTTCCGGGTGCAGAGCCATACGCCTTATCCCTACCAACTCTGCTATTGCTCGATCTGCCGCAAGACGGCCGGCGGCGGCGGTTTCACGATCAACCTGATGGGCGATGCGCGGACGCTCGAGATCAAGGGCAAGCGGGCGTTGCGGGTCTATCGCGCGCGCATCCGCGACGATTCCGGGCGTTGCGAGACCAGTAAGGGGCAGCGGAATTTCTGCAGCAAGTGCGCCAGCGCGCTTTGGCTGTTCGATCCGCAATGGCCGGAGCTGGTGCATCCCTTCGCCTCGGCCATCGACACCGCATTGCCCAAGCCGCCGTCGAAGGTGCACCTGATGCTGCGCTTCAAGCCGAGCTGGGTGGTGCCGGATTTCGGCCGCGGCGACCAGAAGTTCCGCGAATACCCCAGGCTCTCGATCGAGCAGTGGCACCGCAAGCGCGGGCTTTGGATCGACTAG
- a CDS encoding acetyl-CoA hydrolase/transferase C-terminal domain-containing protein: protein MPKIFTDPDTIVDAIIAEVGRKIVLGLPLGLGKANHIANALYRRAARDPSLDLHIFTALTLEAPRGKSELERRFVDPISQRLLGGYPPLEYALAAHRNALPPNVRVDEFFFLAGQWMGNAGAQRSYISANYTHAADYLLARGVNVVAQLVAKKVGRYSLSCNPDLTLDLLDVRAAGRARFVLAGQVNSELPFMPGDADLPAHAFAFVLDGPAADFPLFAAPRQPISTTEHAIGLHVARLIADGGTLQIGIGEEGDAAVHAMILRHRQTAAFGDTIARLTADAPPLAIEARTPFAQGLYGVSEMLVDGFLELIDAGILTRAVDGILVHGGFFVGPGSFYRRLREMPPDALARIAMTRITFTNHLYGDEAGKRAARVKARFINNAMMATLLGAVVSDGLEDGRVVSGVGGQFNFVDQAFALEGARSILSVKATRGRQSNIVWSYGHTTIPRHLRDVIVTEYGIADLRGLSDEDVVARMLAVADSRFQGDLLARAKDAGKIAKSYRIPAAQRENHPERIAAALAPLRERGLLPDYPFGGDFTPVEQRLLPVLERLKNATPFQLARFAAAGLAPAPDDAEPLARLGLLRPATLADRFYKVLLRGALRA from the coding sequence ATGCCGAAAATCTTCACCGATCCCGACACCATCGTGGACGCCATCATCGCCGAGGTCGGGCGCAAGATCGTGCTCGGCCTGCCGCTGGGGCTGGGAAAGGCGAACCACATCGCCAACGCGCTCTATCGCCGCGCCGCCCGCGACCCGTCGCTCGACCTCCATATCTTCACCGCCCTGACGCTCGAGGCGCCGCGCGGCAAGAGCGAGCTGGAAAGGCGCTTCGTCGACCCGATCTCGCAGCGCCTGCTGGGCGGCTATCCGCCGCTCGAATACGCCCTGGCGGCGCATCGCAATGCCCTGCCGCCCAATGTCCGGGTGGACGAGTTCTTCTTTCTCGCCGGACAGTGGATGGGCAATGCGGGCGCCCAGCGCAGCTACATCTCGGCCAATTACACCCACGCCGCGGACTACCTGCTGGCGCGCGGCGTCAACGTGGTGGCGCAGCTCGTCGCGAAAAAAGTCGGACGCTACTCGTTGAGCTGCAATCCCGATCTCACGCTCGACTTGCTCGATGTACGGGCCGCCGGCCGGGCGCGGTTCGTCCTCGCGGGCCAGGTCAATTCCGAACTGCCCTTCATGCCGGGCGACGCCGATCTTCCCGCCCATGCCTTCGCCTTCGTGCTCGACGGCCCCGCCGCCGACTTTCCGCTGTTCGCGGCGCCGCGCCAGCCGATCTCGACGACCGAGCACGCCATCGGCCTGCACGTCGCGCGGCTGATCGCCGACGGCGGCACGCTGCAGATCGGCATCGGCGAGGAGGGGGACGCCGCCGTCCATGCCATGATCCTGCGCCATCGCCAGACGGCCGCGTTCGGCGACACGATCGCGCGCCTCACCGCCGATGCGCCGCCGCTGGCGATCGAGGCGCGCACGCCGTTTGCGCAAGGTCTTTATGGCGTCAGCGAGATGTTGGTCGACGGCTTCCTCGAGCTCATCGACGCCGGCATCCTCACCCGCGCGGTGGACGGCATCCTGGTCCATGGCGGATTTTTCGTCGGCCCGGGCAGCTTCTATCGCCGCCTGCGCGAGATGCCGCCGGACGCGCTTGCCCGCATCGCGATGACGCGGATCACCTTCACCAATCACCTGTATGGCGACGAGGCGGGCAAGCGCGCCGCGCGCGTGAAGGCGCGCTTCATCAACAACGCGATGATGGCGACGCTGCTGGGCGCGGTGGTCTCCGATGGACTGGAGGACGGCCGGGTGGTCAGCGGCGTCGGCGGCCAGTTCAACTTCGTCGACCAGGCTTTCGCGCTCGAAGGTGCCCGCTCGATCCTCTCGGTCAAGGCGACACGCGGCCGGCAATCGAACATCGTCTGGTCTTACGGCCACACCACGATCCCGCGTCACCTGCGCGACGTCATCGTCACCGAATACGGCATCGCCGATCTGCGCGGGCTGAGCGACGAGGATGTCGTGGCACGCATGCTCGCCGTCGCGGATTCGCGCTTCCAGGGCGATCTCCTGGCCAGGGCCAAGGACGCCGGCAAGATCGCGAAAAGCTATCGGATCCCCGCCGCACAGCGCGAGAACCATCCCGAGCGCATCGCCGCCGCGCTGGCGCCGCTGCGCGAACGCGGTCTTTTGCCCGATTATCCGTTCGGCGGCGATTTCACCCCGGTCGAGCAGCGCCTGCTGCCGGTGCTGGAGCGCCTGAAGAACGCGACACCGTTCCAGCTCGCCCGTTTCGCCGCCGCCGGCCTGGCGCCTGCGCCCGACGATGCGGAGCCGCTCGCGCGCCTGGGTCTCCTGCGGCCCGCGACTCTGGCCGACAGGTTTTACAAGGTGCTTTTGCGCGGCGCGCTCAGAGCCTGA
- a CDS encoding aminoglycoside phosphotransferase family protein, translated as MTTKTAPGELAEIGTSLAAMGLIGTGEDFGVETLSGGVSCDVLRVTAGGRAPFVVKRALPRLRVSALWEAPPERAAAEVAWIRLVAGIAPRWVPAILGEDRERHLFAMEFLPPERYPVWKTELAAGRIDTGFARDVGAALARIHGATAGKSEVAAAFDNGAQFLALRLEPYLLFTAERHTDLAQAIRDEVDRIAAARIALMQGDISPKNILQGPEGPVFLDAETACYGDPAFDLAFCLNHFLLKAVWHPEWTTGYARSFAAMKAAYLAGVTWEKAQEIDRRTARLLPMLFLARVDGKSPVEYLTDDADRAFVRAAALQMIIEPPYNLDLLAETYFAVAGSR; from the coding sequence ATGACCACAAAGACAGCGCCGGGAGAATTGGCGGAGATCGGGACGTCGCTCGCGGCGATGGGACTGATCGGCACGGGGGAGGATTTCGGCGTCGAGACTCTGTCGGGCGGCGTGTCTTGCGACGTTCTTCGCGTCACCGCCGGCGGACGCGCGCCCTTCGTGGTGAAGCGGGCCCTGCCGCGGCTGCGGGTCAGCGCGCTGTGGGAGGCGCCGCCGGAACGGGCGGCGGCGGAGGTGGCCTGGATCCGGCTGGTCGCCGGCATCGCGCCGCGCTGGGTCCCGGCGATTCTCGGCGAGGACCGGGAACGCCATCTGTTTGCGATGGAATTCCTGCCGCCGGAGCGATATCCGGTCTGGAAGACGGAGCTTGCGGCGGGACGGATCGACACGGGCTTCGCGCGCGATGTCGGCGCGGCGCTGGCGCGCATCCACGGCGCGACGGCGGGAAAGAGCGAGGTCGCGGCGGCGTTCGACAATGGTGCGCAATTCCTTGCCCTGCGGCTGGAGCCTTATCTTCTGTTCACGGCCGAGCGGCATACCGACCTGGCACAGGCGATTCGCGACGAAGTCGACCGCATCGCAGCCGCGCGGATCGCGCTGATGCAAGGCGATATCAGCCCGAAGAACATCCTGCAGGGGCCCGAAGGTCCGGTCTTCCTCGACGCGGAGACCGCCTGCTACGGCGATCCGGCGTTCGACCTGGCGTTCTGCTTGAATCACTTCCTGCTGAAGGCGGTGTGGCATCCCGAATGGACCACCGGCTATGCGCGCAGCTTCGCGGCGATGAAGGCGGCCTATCTGGCCGGCGTCACCTGGGAGAAGGCGCAGGAGATCGACCGGCGCACGGCGCGGCTGCTGCCAATGCTGTTCCTGGCACGCGTCGACGGGAAATCGCCGGTGGAGTATCTGACGGACGACGCCGACCGCGCCTTCGTCCGCGCGGCGGCGCTGCAGATGATCATCGAGCCGCCCTACAACCTCGACCTGCTGGCGGAAACCTATTTCGCGGTCGCCGGCTCACGATAG
- a CDS encoding VOC family protein, with translation MANTEFDLRGVNHLALVCKDMARTVDFYSNVLGMPLIKTIELPNGMGQHFFFDIGNGDSLAFFWFPDAPAAAPGVASATPGMLPGPSAHGSMNHIAINVPGDRIDEYYEKLTAKGIRASRVISHDESPMQASLEITPTTFVRSIYFFDPDGIALEFAAWTRPLGAATDVAVKPAKAVDKERYREPATAK, from the coding sequence ATGGCCAACACGGAATTCGACCTGCGGGGCGTCAATCACCTCGCGCTGGTGTGCAAGGACATGGCGCGCACCGTCGATTTCTACAGCAACGTGCTCGGCATGCCGCTGATCAAGACGATCGAGCTGCCGAACGGCATGGGGCAGCATTTCTTCTTCGACATCGGCAATGGCGACAGCTTGGCCTTCTTCTGGTTTCCCGACGCTCCGGCCGCCGCGCCGGGCGTCGCCAGCGCGACGCCCGGCATGCTGCCGGGACCGTCCGCCCACGGATCGATGAACCATATCGCGATCAACGTGCCCGGCGACCGGATCGACGAATATTACGAGAAGCTGACGGCCAAGGGCATCCGGGCGAGCCGTGTCATCAGCCACGACGAATCGCCGATGCAGGCAAGCCTGGAGATCACGCCGACCACCTTCGTGCGCTCGATCTATTTCTTCGATCCCGACGGCATCGCGCTGGAATTCGCGGCCTGGACTCGGCCGCTGGGTGCCGCCACCGACGTCGCGGTCAAGCCCGCCAAGGCGGTCGACAAGGAACGCTATCGTGAGCCGGCGACCGCGAAATAG